The genomic stretch AGCTGGTGAAGCTATCCGCATGCGATGCGTTAAATGGCAAACCTAAATATAAACGCTAACAATAACGAATTAGCATTAGCTGCTTAATGCAGCTTGTCGGCCTTAAGGCACTCACACTTTAAGATCCCGGCATCGACTATGTGAGAAACGACGTATGCAAAGCTTTGAGCATGCGGTCGTATTATGAAGCTACTGAAGCTGCCAGGGTGTTAGTTCCCGGGCGGTGGAGGGAATGTCAATAAACTAACTATGATAGTAGAAGAACAGGGAATTGGTTTTTGGACACGGGTTCGACCCCCGTCTGCTCCACTCAAAGTGAAAAGCCGTTAAACACCTTTAGATAAAGGGGTACGGCTTTTTTATTTATGTAAAAATATCCATTTAAGCTGTTTCAGAACGTTATAGGACGCTATAAGATAGGTAGAATTGTGGGTAAAATCGCATTTGTATGTGGGGCCAGAAAATGTAACAATGATTATAGTTGAAGAGCCTATTACCAATATGGGGGTAATTGAAATCGGAACAAACGAAAGAGAATTGATAGCGAAGATAGCATGGTAAGATTTACTATATCTAAAGCTTAGTTTACCACCAGTAGCAACCCAAGATCCCTGAGTATGTTGGAAGGTGATTACGGGAATTATAAACTTATATCTTAACCGCTAATTATTTCATGAACGTTAATCGCCTATAACTTGGCGCATAGGGTGTAAAAACATACTCAAAAGCACGAGTTTAGTGGGTTGATAATTGGTAAGCAGGATGTTATTCTATTTATAAAGTTATTTATACTATGTGGGGGGAATGAGTTTATGAAAGTCGTATTTATATTTGGAAATGCGTCTGTAGGAAAAATGACTGTTGGGCAGGAATTGATGAAAATTACAGACTTACGTTTGTTTCATAATCATATGACAATTGAGCCGGTAATTGAAATTTTTGGTTCCTATAATGGAAGAATAACTTCTCGTTTAAGGGATGTGGTTTTTGAAGAATTTGCAGCATCTAATAATTACGGACTTATTTTTACTTATATGTGGGCGTTTGACCAGAAGTCCGATTGGGATTATATTGAGCATGTCAAAGATATATTCAGACCATACAAAACTGAATTTTACTATGTTGAACTTGTCGCTTCAAGAGAAGTACGTTTGGAAAGAAATACAACGGAAAATAGATTACGCAACAAGGCATCGAAACGGGATATTGATATTTCTAATCAAAGATTAATCGGTGATGGTGGAAAATACCGTTTAGTAAGCAATGACGGAGAAATACCATTTGATAATTACATTAAGATTGATAATTCGTATATTTCACCTGATATTGTTGCTCAAAAAATAAAAACCCTTTTTCAATTGTAGTACGAAGCCTCAAAATTGAATTCACAAAAGCTGCGAACGATCAGTAGTTACGCTATCAATTTTTTCGTAACAAATTATTCGAAAAAATAGGAAATAATAGTTCGTTTATGGTGGCATAGCAATATGGCTTTGCATACATTAATCATATAAAATTATAGAAATAGGAATATTTATATGGATTGTTCTCAAGGTGATCCCAGAATGGGCTCTGATGGAAGAGGCGTAGGCGGAAGAGGTTTCGACAGAAGAGGTTTCGACAGAAGAGGTATGCGTGAAGAATTCGATAGAAGAATGGAATTTGACAGAAGGCAAGAAGCGGAACGGAGAGAAGAATTCGATAGGAGACATGATTTTGACTCAAGATTTCCGTTTTGGTGGTTATTATTTTTTTAATAAAAGTCAATGTAAGCCGAACTACCAGCTATTAAAATATTTAGCTGGTAGTTTTTTATTGCCCTAAGATATGAAGGGGTGCTGCAGCATCCAGAATGTAGTAGAAGCGGATGGATACGATGAGGCAGGCCAACTTGGCCAGAATTATTTCTGTTCATCCTTTAAGTGCTTTTTTGATAAAACCCATTCAAGGCTGGAAAAGATAGCCAGACAACTGATGCGGGCAGAAATGGGGTAACCGGCTTCTTGAAAGAGCGGTAAAGGAGGCTGCTTGCTCTAAGATGGGGGGGATGGCAGTTGAAATGGAGGCAACACTTTGCATGAATGCAGCCGCGGGAGCAGAGTAACGTCTGGATTTTTAAACCAGAATACCTTTGAAACAGGCAGATTTCACACCTTGTCTATGTGTCCCATATAATATAGTACAATTAAAAAAAGAGAGGTGTTATATATGTGTTGTTTTTTCGGAGGATGTAGAAATAATTGCAGATTCGGCTGTGGATGTTGCAGATGCTGCAGATGCTGCAGATGTCGTAATTTCCGCGATCGTGATTGTGAAGATGAACGCGATCGTGATGAATGTGAAGAAGAAAGAAGAAGAGCATTCTGTGCTGGATTCAGAGCAGGATGTAATGATCCACGGTGCCACTGCTGCAGGCGTGACCGCGATCGTGACCGTGACTGTGACCGTGACCGTGATCGTGACCGCGATTGTGATCGTGATTTTGGACGTGATTTTGAAGATTTTTGCGAATAGAGATTATAGAAGCGGGGGCCTGTATATAAATTCAGGCCTCCGCTTTTACATAAATATCCGGCTGCAGGATTATTTTAACCGGTCAGGTAAAATTACAGACACAATTTCCGGAAATGGTGCATATACTGAATGATATGATAAAAATGTCAAAGGAAATTTGGTACAATGCGTGGGGAGAAAATATGGCGGAACCGTCTGGCCGTTGAAAAGCAGTATAATCATGGGGTTATCAGGCCTCAGATAAAAGGAATGTCCTGTTACATCAGGGCTGCGGTGTATGAACCTAAAATTACAAGACAGGTCAGAGCAATGGCAGGGCGGGCAGGAATGGATATGGCAGGTGTGGAAAACCGCATAAAGTCCAGGGATTCTTATTTGGAAAAGATTCATAGGAAATACGACCCTTGCTGCCAGGCATACGAGGTCAAGGACATATTGAGATATACTTATACAGCTCCAGCAGAAGAGCTTGCGGAGAAGGTTTTAATAGCCATGGAACTTTATTGGGAAGCAGGCTTTCATACGGTTGAAATTAAAAATTACTGGCTTGACAGGCAGAGTCCTTATAAGGGGATCAACACCACCTTATATTCGCCTTATGGCCAGATTTTTGAATTACAGTATCATACACCGGAAAGCTTTTCTATAAAAAATGGGCAAATGCATGAATTATACGAAAGGCAAAGGCCGATCAAGGACATGAGCAGCAAAGAGTACTTAGAGCTGAGGGATCAGATGATTAAGCTGTCCAATGCCATGGAGATTCCCAGGGGAATCGAACGGGTGTAGAATCTTACAGGCAGTGTGGGCACAAAAGTTTTTTGGACATGGAATGGAAGTTTAAAAATAGGTTATGATATTAAGAAAATTCACAAAATTTTCAAAGTTTTCCGGGTTGCAAACCGGAAAAAATGGTGATATACTGCTACATAGTTAATTAGCTAATTATTAGGAAGCTAACAGAAAGGGGAATATTTGCAAATGAAACCAATGTGCCCGTTCCGGGATAAGGGACTGAAGGGAGATTTTTCACCGGCCCACGGCGTGATGGTAAGATATATGAGGATTATGAAGCTGCACCGGTATATTTTGGATGAACGTCTGAAGGAGACAGGGGTATACCGCAGCCAGCATCAGATTCTTATGATGCTGGCTGATCATTCCAATGTATCCCAGAAGGAGATTGCAGAACGCCTTTATGTGTCCACTGCCACCATAGCGGTATCGGTAAAGAAGCTGGAAAAAGGTGGGTATATCACCCGGGCGGTGGATCAGGAGGATAACCGGATGAATAAGCTTTGTCTGACGGAGAAGGGAAAACACACGGTAAAGCATAGCCGGGAATTTTTTCACAATGTAGAAGAACGGATGTTCCGTGACTTTTCTGCGGAAGAAATGGCTGCTATGGGGCAATTCCTGGACCGCGTATATGATAATTTATCTCATCTTCCCTTGGAAAAGGACACAACAGAAAGAGAGGATTAATAACTTGAAACGATATTGGAAATATATCAGGCCGTATCTGGGAGCCTTTATACTGGCGCCCCTTTTAATGTTAACGGAAGTATTTGGTGAGATCATGCTTCCCAGGCTGACGTCCTTGATCATTAACAACGGAGTTGCCACAAGAGATGTAGAATACATTTTAAAAATGGGAGGCAGAATGGTTGGAATCGCTGTTGTAATGGCAGCGGGAGGAATCGGAGCATCCTATTTTTCCTCCAAAGCATCTATTTGCTTCAGCACAGATTTGAGAAAGGATGTATTTCATAAAGTTCAGCAGTTTTCCTTTAAGAATATTGATGATTTCAGCACAGGGTCATTGGTCACCAGGCTGACAAATGATATCCAGCAGATTCAGAATGTGGTCATGATGAGCCTGCGTCTGCTGTTTAGGGCTCCTGGACTGCTGATCGGCGGCCTTATTATGGCCTATCTCATGAACCGCCAGCTGATGGTGATACTTCTGGTGGTGATTCCTTTGCTGATCTTTGGTATCTTTTTGATTTTAAAGGCGGCATTTCCGCGCTTTGAGGTAATGCAGAAGAAGATCGACCGCTTAAACTCCGGTGTGCAGGAGGCTTTGACCAATGTGCGCGTCATAAAATCCTTTGTCAGGGAAGATTTTGAGGAAAAGAAATTTCAGGCAACTAACCGGGATCTAAAGGAAGGCAGCCTTGATGCCATGAAGATTGTTATAATCAGTATGCCGGTGATGATGCTTGCCATGAATGTCACGACCCTTGCAGTGGTCTGGTATGGGGGCAATCTCATTATCGCAGGTAAGATGCCTATCGGTGATCTAACAGCGTTTACCACTTACATCGTACAGATCCTCATGTCCCTGATGCTGTTATCCATGGTATTTTTACAGGCTTCAAGGGCCATGGCGTCCTTAAGGCGTGTCAGAGAGGTTTTGGATACAGAGATCTATTTGACAGATGAACATGCTTCTGAACTATCAGCCCAGGTTACAAGCGGTAAGGTGGAATTTCGTAATGTTTCCTTCCAGTATGTAAAGGGAATGGATGAAATGGTCTTAAAACACATTAATTTTACTGCAGAGCCTGGAGAAACCATTGGAATCATTGGTTCTACTGGAAGCGGAAAGACTTCACTCGTGCAGATGATCCCCCGTCTTTATGATGCGGATGAAGGACAAGTTCTGGTGGATGGTATTGATGTAAGGGATTATTCCATCAGGAACCTTCGGGAAGGTGTCGGAATGGTTTTACAGAAGAATGTCCTTTTTTCAGGAACCATTGAAGAAAATCTCCGCTGGGGTGATGAGAATGCCACCATGGAAGAAATCATCCTCATGGCGGAAAGTGCTCAGGCCGATGGCTTTGTTTCTAATTTTAAGGATGGATATGACACGGATTTGGGCCAGGGTGGTTCCAATGTATCCGGCGGTCAGAAGCAAAGACTTTGCATTGCCAGGGCTCTTTTAAAGAAGCCGAAAATACTGATTTTAGATGACAGCACCTCTGCTGTGGACACGGCAACCGAAGCCCGTATCCGCCAATGCTTCCAGACGACCCTGAAAGATACTACCAAATTCATCATTGCCCAGCGGATCGGATCCGTGGAAGGCTCGGATAAGATCATTGTGCTTGATGACGGTCAGATCGTAGGTATGGGATCCCATGAAGAACTGATGGAGTCCTGTGAGGCTTATCAGGAAATTTACTATTCCCAGAGAGATTTGGATAAGGAGGCAGGTGCATAATGGATGAGCAAAAGAAAATAAAAAGCTTAAAAAGGCGTTATAGCCGGTCTTCCCAGCCAGTCAAGAACCATGGGCCCATGGGCGGGAATGGAGGCGGCCGGCAGATCAAGGGCCGCCTACCGAAAAATGCCAAGGAAACCATCCGGCGCCTTATGTCTTATTTAAATGAATATAAGCTTTACATGGGAGCGGCGTTTGTCTGTGTCATTGTCGGTACGCTTGCGACGTTAGCCGGTTCTTATATGTTAAGGCCAATTATAAATCAATATATTGCACCTCCCGGAGGCGGGATGGGGAGTGTGTCAGGCCTTGCAAAAGGCATTGCGGCAATGGCTGCCGTTTTTCTCATCGGTGTTATTGCTAACTATGCCCAATCCAGAATCATGCTGACGGTTGCGCAAAATGCCCTCCAAAAGATCAGGGATGATTTATTCAGCAAAAT from Lacrimispora sphenoides JCM 1415 encodes the following:
- a CDS encoding AAA family ATPase, which translates into the protein MKVVFIFGNASVGKMTVGQELMKITDLRLFHNHMTIEPVIEIFGSYNGRITSRLRDVVFEEFAASNNYGLIFTYMWAFDQKSDWDYIEHVKDIFRPYKTEFYYVELVASREVRLERNTTENRLRNKASKRDIDISNQRLIGDGGKYRLVSNDGEIPFDNYIKIDNSYISPDIVAQKIKTLFQL
- a CDS encoding ABC transporter ATP-binding protein, giving the protein MKRYWKYIRPYLGAFILAPLLMLTEVFGEIMLPRLTSLIINNGVATRDVEYILKMGGRMVGIAVVMAAGGIGASYFSSKASICFSTDLRKDVFHKVQQFSFKNIDDFSTGSLVTRLTNDIQQIQNVVMMSLRLLFRAPGLLIGGLIMAYLMNRQLMVILLVVIPLLIFGIFLILKAAFPRFEVMQKKIDRLNSGVQEALTNVRVIKSFVREDFEEKKFQATNRDLKEGSLDAMKIVIISMPVMMLAMNVTTLAVVWYGGNLIIAGKMPIGDLTAFTTYIVQILMSLMLLSMVFLQASRAMASLRRVREVLDTEIYLTDEHASELSAQVTSGKVEFRNVSFQYVKGMDEMVLKHINFTAEPGETIGIIGSTGSGKTSLVQMIPRLYDADEGQVLVDGIDVRDYSIRNLREGVGMVLQKNVLFSGTIEENLRWGDENATMEEIILMAESAQADGFVSNFKDGYDTDLGQGGSNVSGGQKQRLCIARALLKKPKILILDDSTSAVDTATEARIRQCFQTTLKDTTKFIIAQRIGSVEGSDKIIVLDDGQIVGMGSHEELMESCEAYQEIYYSQRDLDKEAGA
- a CDS encoding MarR family winged helix-turn-helix transcriptional regulator, with the translated sequence MKPMCPFRDKGLKGDFSPAHGVMVRYMRIMKLHRYILDERLKETGVYRSQHQILMMLADHSNVSQKEIAERLYVSTATIAVSVKKLEKGGYITRAVDQEDNRMNKLCLTEKGKHTVKHSREFFHNVEERMFRDFSAEEMAAMGQFLDRVYDNLSHLPLEKDTTERED